The sequence CGTCGACGAAATCCCCGACCCGCTCGGCCGTGGCACGCGTGCGTTCGGCGAAGAGTTCCGCAGCGCGCTGGGCTTCCTGCGTCGCCTCCGCCAGGCTCTGACGGGCGTTGGCCAGGGATTCCTGCATGCGTTGAGCAGCGGGTTCGAGCCGCTCCGATGCGGCTTCACGGGCGGGCTCGAGGCGGTCGTCGACGGTCTCGGTGAGCTTCTCGGTGCGGCTCTTGGTGGGTGTCACCTTGTCGACGAGCCGTTCGGTTGCGGTGGGGTCGGATCCGATCCGCTCCTGGACGCGTTTGCGCATCTTCTGCGCGGTTCCGCGGGATCTCACGGTGGCTCCTTGTGTCGGTGCGGCGTGTGACGTTGTTGCAACTGACCGTAGAGCCCGGGACCGCACGACGCTGGCCGCTGGGGTGCACCTTCCGTCCAGTGGTCCGGATCCGCGCACGGTCGGGGTCGGCTGATCGTCTACGACGCGGTGTCGGCCTGACGGTCCAGCGTGTCTCGGATCGCGGCGGCCACCTGCGCCGCGTGCTCGTCAGAGTCGTACGCGTGGCGCGGCCAGAAGAACCCGCGCAGCCCGTCCTTGGGTGTGCGTGGCACGACGTGGACGTGCAGGTGCGGCACGCTCTGACTGACCCGGTTGTTGATCGCCACGAACGTGCCGGCGGCGTCGACCGCGGCGGGCACCGCGGCGGCCAGCCTCTGCACCGCCCCGAAGAGGTCACCGAGCCGGGCCGACGGGAGGTCCACCAGCGTGCGGCGATGCTGGCGGGGAACCACGAGGACGTGGCCGGGGAACAGCGGACGTCGGTCGAGGAACGCCACCACGTGCGGTTGATCCAGCACCGTGTGGGCGTCGGCCTCACCGGCGACGATGCGACAGAACGCGCACTCGCGGCTCACGGACCGGCCAGCGGTGCGGGAGGGAGGACCGACCAGCGGATCCCGGCGACGGCCGCCAGCTCGTCGAGCAGGTCAGCGGCTTCGAACGCCTCGGCCGGAGCGACCACCCCGTGTGCGTGCGCGTCACCGGCCACCAGCCGTGCGACGACCGTGGCGATCGCCTCCGCCGTGAAGCCGTAGACGTCGCGCCCGTGCGCCCACGCCCGCGCGACATCTCCGTTGGCGCCCACCACCTCGGCCGCACACGCCCAGCGCGTCTGTCGCCGCCGAGCAGGGGAAGGACCTTCCGGACCGGCCGCCAACAGACGGTCGAGCAGCGCCCGAGCAGGCGCCCACCCCAACAGCCGCTTGCCCAGGGGCGCCAGGTCGGCGACCACACCGGGGATGGCCACGTACGACCTGACCTCCCGTGCGTACGGGACATGCCTCGGGACGAGGACGGGTTCGCCGCCAGGGAAACCGGCCACGTGGTGGGGACCGATCGGACGCGGGAACCAGGCCAGGCGCCGGACCTGCCCCGGTTCTTCCAACTCAAGGCCGTCGACGTAGGCGTACCCGGGGGCGGCGAGCGCGCGGACCCCGGTGCGTCGAGTTCCGCGTGACGCCCACCCACCGGAGCCGCGTACGAGGTAGGCGACGTGTACGTCGCGGGCCGTCTCGACCTGGGTCGCTGCGACGTCGGCCAGGAGATCACCGGGCACGTAGTCGAACCCGCACGCGGGCACGGCGGTGATGCCGGCGCGAGCAGCCGCCGTGGCACGCTCGTCGAACGCCCACCGCAGGAACGGCTGCTCTCCGGTGCTATCGACGTAGTCCACACCAGCGCGGATCGCGGCGTCCAGCGCCGGCGGTCCCAGGTCGACGAACGGTCCGACGGTGCTGACGACCACGTCGACCCCTGCGAGCAGCTCGCCGAGGCTGTCTCGATCGGTGACGTCCACGGCGCGGACCTCGGTCACGGCTGGTAGGTGGCCAACAGCTCGCTGCACGCGACCCGCGTCACGCGCCGCAGCGATCAGGTTCACCCGGCGGCGGTCGAGCGCGTGGGCCACCAAGCGACCCGTGTAGCCGCTGGCGCCGAGTAGACCGACCTGCGCCACGCCTCCTCGCCTTGGACGGCAGCGTCCGAGCGACCGTAGTTGACGGACCTGCGTGGACGTTCCGGGGGTGCGGGTCGCGATCGGCGCCCGCGTCTGGCTTCACGTACGTGACTCGGCGGCCCGGGGATGCCACCATCCCAGCCCCGCGCGTGGAAGGCCGGCATGCGAACTCGCTGCGCGTCGAGTGTCCCGACCGAAGCCACGTTGTTGCGTATCCCCGTGGTCGCGGACGGTTGGGTGGCGGCGCTCCCGCCCGTCCCGGACGGCCACGACGCGTCGATCAGCGTCAGCGACGCCGGCTTGATCGATGCGCGGAGCGACCTGGAGGCGCTCGGCTACACGCTCGCCGGGGTGAACGCCACCCTGGTTCCGGTCGGGCGCCGCGTCGCGGACATCCTGGTCAGCGATGCCTCGGCGACCGCCCAGCCGGACTGGTACCGCGACCTGGCACGGCGGGCCGAGCGTGCCTTCCCCCTGGCGATGGGTCCGGTGATGGCCGTCCTCCATGAGTTGGTCGCGATGCACCAGGCCAGTTGCGGTCGGGATGTGACACCACCTCGATGAGGTGCTAACGTCAGTACGCAGCGGAGCCGTTCTTCGCCTTCCACGCTCCTGGCACGTCCCCCGGGATGCTCGAGATCTCCCCGTATCTGCGTTCGACAGCGCCACAAGAGCGCCGTGCGCTTGCAATAGTTAGCGACATGGGGTTAACTGGGGAGCGAGACGCCGACCGAGAGTCGGTCGAGCGTCGTCGGGAGCGGCCCGGTGTGGGCCAGCCATCCCGGTCCCGCCGGTGGCCGTCCCCTGACCACGTTCCCGCAAGCCCACCATCAGACCAGATCGGAGAGCAACGCATGGCGACTCAGACCCAGACCAAGCAGACCGCCAAGCACGCCGCCAAGGCCAACACCACCAAGCGCACGTCAGGTCGCCTGACGAGCGTGCCCGTCCACGAACGTGACCCGAAGGTGATCGCCGTCGACACCGCCTACGTCTTCGCGGGGCTGGCCAATAACGCCGCCCAGCTCGCCGGCGAAGCGGTGACGGCCGCCCGGACGCTCCCGGGTCGCATCCGCAGCACCGACGCCAAGCGCACCCGCACGGACCTCGAGAAGCGCGTGCGTGATCTGCGCAACCGGCTCGAGTCCCGCTTCGACGAGAAGGCCGCCGAGGGTCGGACCCTCGCCGACGACC is a genomic window of Actinomycetota bacterium containing:
- a CDS encoding saccharopine dehydrogenase NADP-binding domain-containing protein; protein product: MAQVGLLGASGYTGRLVAHALDRRRVNLIAAARDAGRVQRAVGHLPAVTEVRAVDVTDRDSLGELLAGVDVVVSTVGPFVDLGPPALDAAIRAGVDYVDSTGEQPFLRWAFDERATAAARAGITAVPACGFDYVPGDLLADVAATQVETARDVHVAYLVRGSGGWASRGTRRTGVRALAAPGYAYVDGLELEEPGQVRRLAWFPRPIGPHHVAGFPGGEPVLVPRHVPYAREVRSYVAIPGVVADLAPLGKRLLGWAPARALLDRLLAAGPEGPSPARRRQTRWACAAEVVGANGDVARAWAHGRDVYGFTAEAIATVVARLVAGDAHAHGVVAPAEAFEAADLLDELAAVAGIRWSVLPPAPLAGP
- a CDS encoding HIT family protein; amino-acid sequence: MSRECAFCRIVAGEADAHTVLDQPHVVAFLDRRPLFPGHVLVVPRQHRRTLVDLPSARLGDLFGAVQRLAAAVPAAVDAAGTFVAINNRVSQSVPHLHVHVVPRTPKDGLRGFFWPRHAYDSDEHAAQVAAAIRDTLDRQADTAS